A stretch of the Desertibacillus haloalkaliphilus genome encodes the following:
- a CDS encoding ABC transporter ATP-binding protein produces the protein MQFVKPYWKVILATLVIGVFKFGIPLMTPLIVMYVIDDIIAAPDLTDSEKLSSLYYALGIMLFIFLVLRPPVEYYRQYFAQWTGSKILYDIRNQLFTHIQKLSLRFYSNRKAGEIISRVIHDVEQTKNFVITGLMNIWLDMVTILIAIIIMLNMNVWLTLVAISLFPLYGFSIKYFYGRLRHLTRVRSQALAEVQGHLHERVQGMNVIRSFALEDYEETNFDKRNQHFLNKALDHTRWNAKTFAVVNTITDLAPLLVILVAGYFVITGDLTVGAMTAFVLYMERLYNPLRRLVNSSTTLTQAIASMDRVFEFIDEKYDIKNRENAIEVKNARGEFDFDYVTFHYDEDEAPVLKDLNLHVKQGETIALVGMSGGGKSTLISLISRFYDVTGGRVVLDGKDIRDYDVRSLRSQIGMVLQDNILFSDSVKLNILMGNPDASDEEVIAAAKAANAHDFIMNLPNGYDTEVGERGVKLSGGQKQRIAIARVFLKNPPILILDEATSALDLESEHLIQESLAILARDRTTFIVAHRLSTITHADRIVVIEDGEISEVGNHHELMNKRGSYHKLFEVQQLN, from the coding sequence ATGCAGTTTGTAAAACCTTACTGGAAAGTTATTTTAGCTACATTGGTTATTGGTGTATTTAAATTTGGGATCCCGTTAATGACACCATTGATTGTCATGTATGTGATTGATGATATCATTGCTGCTCCGGATTTAACAGACTCAGAGAAACTCTCATCACTATACTATGCATTAGGGATTATGCTGTTTATTTTTCTAGTTTTGCGCCCGCCAGTAGAGTATTATCGTCAATACTTTGCACAATGGACGGGGAGTAAAATTTTATATGATATTCGTAATCAATTATTTACACACATTCAGAAGTTGAGTCTACGTTTTTACTCAAATCGAAAAGCAGGAGAAATTATCTCCCGTGTCATTCATGATGTTGAACAGACAAAAAACTTTGTCATCACCGGTTTAATGAATATTTGGCTTGATATGGTAACGATTTTAATTGCAATTATTATTATGCTTAATATGAATGTTTGGCTCACACTCGTCGCGATCTCATTGTTTCCTCTGTATGGATTCTCAATTAAATACTTCTATGGAAGGTTACGTCACTTAACAAGAGTTCGTTCACAAGCGTTGGCTGAAGTTCAAGGGCACCTTCATGAACGGGTACAAGGGATGAATGTGATCCGTAGTTTCGCTTTAGAAGATTATGAGGAAACAAACTTTGATAAGAGAAATCAACATTTTCTAAACAAAGCACTTGATCATACGAGGTGGAATGCGAAGACGTTTGCCGTTGTTAATACGATTACAGACCTTGCGCCATTACTGGTCATTTTAGTGGCTGGTTATTTCGTAATTACGGGTGATTTAACGGTAGGGGCGATGACGGCCTTTGTCCTTTATATGGAGAGACTGTATAATCCGTTACGACGATTAGTCAACTCCTCGACAACATTAACGCAAGCGATTGCATCAATGGACCGTGTGTTTGAATTTATTGATGAGAAGTATGATATAAAAAATCGTGAAAATGCGATTGAAGTGAAGAATGCTCGTGGAGAATTTGACTTTGACTATGTTACATTTCATTATGATGAAGATGAGGCACCGGTACTAAAAGATTTAAACCTTCATGTCAAACAAGGAGAGACGATTGCCCTTGTCGGTATGAGTGGTGGTGGAAAAAGTACGTTAATAAGTTTGATCTCACGCTTCTATGATGTAACAGGGGGAAGGGTCGTTCTTGATGGTAAGGATATTCGCGATTATGATGTTAGAAGTTTAAGATCGCAAATTGGAATGGTGTTACAAGATAATATCTTATTTAGTGATTCTGTCAAACTTAACATCTTGATGGGAAACCCAGACGCCTCAGATGAGGAAGTGATCGCAGCAGCAAAGGCAGCGAATGCTCACGATTTTATCATGAATCTACCAAATGGTTATGATACTGAGGTTGGAGAACGAGGTGTGAAGTTATCTGGCGGACAAAAACAACGCATTGCGATTGCGCGCGTGTTTTTGAAAAACCCACCGATCTTAATTCTCGATGAAGCAACATCTGCGCTTGACCTTGAAAGTGAACATTTAATTCAGGAATCCTTAGCGATTTTAGCGAGAGATCGCACAACATTTATCGTCGCTCACCGGTTATCAACAATTACACATGCGGATCGTATTGTTGTGATCGAGGATGGGGAAATATCCGAAGTGGGGAATCACCATGAATTAATGAATAAACGTGGAAGTTATCATAAATTATTTGAAGTGCAACAATTGAATTAG
- the fabL gene encoding enoyl-[acyl-carrier-protein] reductase FabL: MDRKVALVTGSSRGIGKEIAIRLAKQGYDIVVNYARSKKAALEAAAELEELGSDVLVVKANVGKPEKIKEMFAQIDEHFGRLDVFVNNAASGVLRPVMEIEESHWDWTMNINSKALLFCAQEAAKRMEKNGGGAIVSLSSLGSIRYLKNYTTIGVSKAALESLTRYLAVELAPMNIAVNAVSGGAVDTDALTHFPNRDELLQDAKERTPAGRIVEKEDLVNGVMFLLSEEASMVRGQTLIIDGGISLLT; this comes from the coding sequence ATGGATCGTAAAGTAGCGCTAGTTACAGGAAGTAGTAGGGGAATTGGGAAAGAGATTGCAATTCGTCTTGCTAAACAAGGCTATGATATTGTTGTCAATTATGCAAGAAGCAAGAAGGCAGCATTAGAGGCAGCTGCAGAATTAGAGGAATTAGGCAGTGACGTCCTTGTTGTCAAAGCAAATGTCGGTAAGCCGGAAAAAATTAAAGAGATGTTTGCACAAATTGATGAGCATTTTGGTCGCCTAGATGTTTTCGTCAACAATGCTGCATCAGGGGTGTTGCGCCCGGTTATGGAAATTGAAGAAAGTCATTGGGATTGGACGATGAATATCAACAGTAAAGCGTTGCTGTTCTGTGCCCAAGAAGCGGCTAAGCGAATGGAGAAAAATGGTGGTGGGGCGATTGTCAGTTTAAGCTCACTCGGTTCGATCCGCTACTTGAAAAATTATACAACGATCGGTGTGTCAAAAGCAGCATTAGAATCATTAACACGCTATTTAGCAGTCGAACTGGCGCCTATGAACATTGCCGTTAATGCTGTTTCAGGTGGTGCTGTCGATACGGATGCACTCACTCACTTCCCAAACCGTGATGAGTTATTACAAGATGCAAAAGAACGAACGCCAGCTGGAAGAATCGTTGAGAAAGAGGATCTTGTCAACGGTGTAATGTTCTTATTGTCAGAAGAAGCATCGATGGTTCGAGGGCAAACGCTCATTATTGATGGCGGAATTTCATTATTAACGTAA
- a CDS encoding gamma-type small acid-soluble spore protein: MANQNPNQAQSQASQTNAQRVRQQNAASAQGQNTEFASETDAQQVRQQNQQSEQRKRQQSSNNQAGQ; the protein is encoded by the coding sequence ATGGCAAACCAAAATCCAAACCAAGCTCAAAGCCAAGCGTCTCAAACTAATGCACAAAGAGTGAGACAACAAAATGCAGCATCTGCTCAAGGGCAAAACACCGAATTTGCTAGCGAAACAGATGCTCAACAAGTAAGACAACAAAATCAACAGTCTGAGCAACGTAAGCGTCAGCAGTCTTCAAACAACCAAGCTGGTCAATAA
- the ntdP gene encoding nucleoside tri-diphosphate phosphatase, whose product MSFPKTGSKIQIQSYKHNGLIHRIWEETVILKGTSKVVIGGNDRILVKESDGRQWRTREPAICYFDSEQWFNTIGMIRADGIYYYCNLGSPFTWDEEALKYIDYDLDIKVFPDMTYKLLDEDEYQLHRRQMNYPKVIDTILQRNVQELISWIHQRKGPFSPQFVEMWYERFLQYR is encoded by the coding sequence ATGAGTTTCCCAAAAACAGGGAGTAAAATCCAAATCCAAAGCTACAAGCATAATGGATTAATTCATCGCATTTGGGAAGAAACGGTTATATTAAAGGGGACGTCAAAAGTAGTCATCGGTGGAAATGATCGTATTCTTGTTAAAGAGTCTGATGGAAGACAATGGCGTACGAGAGAACCGGCGATTTGCTATTTCGATTCGGAACAATGGTTTAATACAATTGGTATGATCCGTGCTGACGGTATTTATTATTATTGTAATTTAGGGTCTCCATTCACATGGGATGAAGAGGCTTTAAAATATATCGATTACGATTTAGATATTAAAGTGTTCCCAGATATGACGTATAAATTACTTGATGAAGACGAGTATCAACTTCATCGTAGACAGATGAATTATCCAAAGGTCATAGATACGATTTTACAACGAAATGTCCAAGAGTTGATCTCGTGGATCCACCAGCGTAAAGGTCCATTTTCACCTCAATTTGTAGAAATGTGGTATGAGCGTTTTTTGCAATACCGATAA
- a CDS encoding LL-diaminopimelate aminotransferase → MIKPSNKLNNLATSVFSELAAKKNEKLRQGQDMIDLSIGSPDSPPPAFVKEHLAQSVLRDDQYGYAINSTDTFNEAVCHYYKQRFDVEVATDEVLQLIGSQDGLAHIALAYLDKGDVIIAPDPGYPIYSACAHIAGAELYQVPVNESNNFKPSLDEIPADIKKRAKIMIFNYPGNPTSALADQTYFEEIVEFGLTHNILVIHDFAYCELIFDNQKPLSLLAVQDAKKTAIEFNSLSKSFNMAGARIGYVIGDPTLLQPLATIKSHLDYGVFHPIQSAAAAALTSDYQFLDEHRKTYEKRRNIFVKELHTQGWSVRTPQGGMFVWAKTPQQYTSLDFSLEAIEKGVIVTPGHAFGSEGEGYVRIALVQEEQRLQEAAKRLALLL, encoded by the coding sequence ATGATTAAACCGTCAAACAAACTAAACAATTTAGCAACAAGTGTCTTTAGTGAATTAGCTGCAAAGAAAAACGAAAAATTACGTCAAGGTCAAGATATGATTGACCTGAGCATCGGAAGTCCAGATTCACCACCACCCGCATTTGTTAAAGAGCACTTAGCCCAATCTGTGCTTCGTGATGACCAATATGGCTACGCAATTAATAGTACGGATACGTTTAATGAAGCCGTCTGCCATTATTATAAACAGCGCTTTGATGTCGAGGTTGCTACAGACGAAGTTCTACAACTAATCGGATCTCAAGATGGACTTGCCCATATTGCTCTTGCTTATCTAGACAAAGGTGATGTGATTATCGCGCCAGATCCTGGCTACCCCATATATTCGGCTTGCGCCCATATCGCTGGAGCAGAGCTTTATCAGGTGCCTGTCAATGAGAGCAACAACTTCAAGCCAAGCCTGGATGAAATCCCAGCAGATATTAAAAAAAGAGCAAAAATAATGATCTTTAACTATCCAGGCAACCCAACGTCAGCCCTTGCTGATCAGACCTATTTTGAGGAGATTGTTGAGTTTGGTCTTACACACAATATTCTAGTTATTCATGACTTCGCCTATTGTGAACTAATTTTTGATAATCAAAAACCACTCAGCCTTTTAGCCGTGCAAGATGCGAAAAAAACGGCGATTGAATTTAACTCCCTATCAAAAAGCTTCAATATGGCAGGCGCTCGCATCGGTTATGTGATTGGTGACCCAACCTTACTGCAACCACTGGCAACGATAAAATCACACCTCGATTACGGCGTTTTTCATCCAATTCAATCCGCAGCTGCAGCAGCATTGACGAGTGATTATCAATTTCTAGATGAGCATCGTAAGACATATGAAAAGCGACGCAACATTTTTGTTAAAGAGCTACATACTCAGGGTTGGAGCGTTCGCACGCCTCAAGGTGGGATGTTTGTTTGGGCAAAAACCCCACAGCAATACACATCCCTAGACTTCTCGCTTGAAGCGATTGAAAAAGGGGTTATCGTCACACCTGGTCATGCTTTTGGCTCAGAAGGTGAAGGGTACGTACGAATTGCCCTCGTTCAAGAAGAACAACGTCTCCAAGAAGCTGCCAAGCGTTTAGCATTATTACTATAA
- a CDS encoding DUF3939 domain-containing protein: MFFKKKKKAKEEYPVVDVSIDDIRQAITTCANELPMGVSLRSFINDDCSINYELLKPFLKAIPERTYYMSKETFEVFESPDLPRTIDQVQRAVDQYIQETKQLPVIPGNPDNKISYYMIRNYLKEEPEFELYLEVKDHLVTHRRPES, translated from the coding sequence ATGTTTTTTAAAAAAAAGAAGAAAGCAAAGGAGGAATATCCGGTTGTAGACGTTTCGATTGACGACATAAGACAAGCGATTACGACTTGCGCAAATGAGCTGCCAATGGGCGTTTCACTTCGTTCGTTTATTAATGATGACTGTAGCATTAACTATGAATTGCTAAAGCCATTTTTAAAAGCGATCCCAGAGCGTACTTACTATATGTCTAAGGAAACGTTTGAGGTTTTTGAATCACCAGATCTGCCGCGAACGATCGATCAAGTCCAAAGAGCGGTTGATCAATATATACAAGAAACGAAGCAGTTACCAGTCATACCTGGAAATCCTGATAATAAAATCAGTTACTATATGATTAGAAACTATTTGAAGGAAGAGCCAGAGTTTGAACTGTATTTAGAGGTCAAAGACCACTTAGTTACACATCGACGTCCGGAATCTTAA
- a CDS encoding cytosolic protein, which yields MYVGRDMTELTMMSKKDWTDKELAYFHKSLQQMVPYLNSEGVTIHREIIEEIESRGGFKHDASAEHGTRIQYE from the coding sequence ATGTATGTTGGCCGTGACATGACTGAATTAACAATGATGTCAAAAAAAGACTGGACAGATAAAGAACTCGCTTACTTTCATAAAAGTTTGCAACAAATGGTTCCTTATTTAAATAGTGAAGGCGTTACGATTCACCGTGAGATTATTGAAGAGATTGAATCAAGAGGCGGATTTAAACACGATGCCAGTGCTGAACACGGAACAAGAATCCAATACGAATAA